The following proteins are co-located in the Terriglobales bacterium genome:
- the mtaB gene encoding tRNA (N(6)-L-threonylcarbamoyladenosine(37)-C(2))-methylthiotransferase MtaB gives MPRYFVQNFGCRATQADGAAIERQLAETGFQQGFSSTQADLVVLNTCTVTRAADQDARAAVRRIRRGNPDVKILVTGCYAQRAPEEIAALEGVTWVVGNSHKQQVAEIAATAFEIEGKRRKEKGKSGPAAGFVPLSVLADTRRPTADGRIFVSDIFAHTELLAAPVFEGAGERTRPNLKVQDGCDNRCSFCVIPYVRGQSRSLRLDEVVRQVDELVAAGYREVVLSGINLGRWGREFDETMRFEELVRAILDRTSLEKLRLSSVEPMDWSGELIAMVAQSPRIAKHAHLPLQSGSDAVLRRMHRKYRPWHYAERARKIREAMPDAAIGADVMVGFPGETDAEFEESRRFIEEMPFTYLHVFTYSARPGTPAAEMPRQVPSQVAHERNRALRELAVAKNRAFRQTMLGREVEAITLGRGGENWTEALTTNYLKLQIAKRHEANNWMRVRVNALTPDGLRGIALSAANPLPRQAEFAHQPAFAAHRLHAEQGAL, from the coding sequence ATGCCGCGCTACTTCGTGCAGAACTTCGGATGCCGCGCCACCCAGGCCGACGGCGCAGCCATCGAGCGGCAACTGGCGGAAACCGGCTTCCAGCAAGGGTTTTCATCTACCCAGGCCGACCTGGTGGTGCTCAATACCTGCACCGTAACCCGCGCCGCCGACCAGGACGCGCGCGCCGCGGTGCGCCGCATTCGCCGGGGAAATCCGGATGTGAAAATCCTGGTAACGGGCTGCTACGCGCAGCGCGCGCCGGAGGAGATCGCCGCGCTGGAAGGCGTGACCTGGGTAGTGGGCAACTCGCACAAACAGCAGGTCGCCGAAATTGCCGCGACGGCATTCGAAATCGAAGGCAAGAGGCGAAAGGAAAAAGGAAAAAGTGGGCCGGCAGCGGGCTTTGTGCCCCTAAGTGTACTGGCCGATACCCGGCGGCCGACAGCCGACGGCCGCATTTTCGTCAGCGACATCTTCGCGCACACCGAACTGCTGGCGGCGCCGGTATTCGAGGGTGCGGGCGAGCGCACGCGCCCCAACCTGAAAGTGCAGGACGGCTGCGACAACCGCTGTTCGTTCTGCGTGATTCCCTACGTCCGGGGGCAGAGCCGTTCGCTGCGGCTGGACGAAGTGGTGCGGCAGGTGGACGAACTGGTTGCCGCCGGCTATCGCGAGGTGGTGCTTTCGGGCATCAACCTGGGGCGATGGGGCCGGGAGTTCGACGAGACGATGCGCTTCGAAGAGCTTGTTCGCGCCATTCTCGATCGCACATCGCTGGAGAAGCTGCGGCTGAGTTCAGTCGAGCCGATGGACTGGTCGGGCGAGCTGATTGCGATGGTGGCACAGTCGCCGCGCATCGCTAAGCACGCGCACCTGCCGCTGCAGTCGGGATCGGACGCGGTGCTGCGGCGCATGCATCGCAAGTACCGGCCGTGGCACTACGCCGAGCGCGCCCGGAAGATTCGCGAGGCGATGCCCGACGCGGCGATCGGCGCCGACGTGATGGTGGGTTTTCCCGGCGAGACCGATGCGGAGTTTGAAGAATCGCGGCGCTTCATCGAGGAGATGCCGTTTACATATCTGCACGTGTTCACGTATTCGGCGCGTCCGGGGACGCCGGCGGCAGAGATGCCCCGACAGGTCCCGTCGCAAGTGGCGCACGAGCGCAATCGCGCGCTGCGCGAATTGGCGGTGGCCAAGAACCGCGCGTTTCGTCAGACCATGCTGGGACGCGAGGTGGAAGCCATTACGCTTGGGCGCGGCGGCGAGAATTGGACGGAAGCGCTGACGACGAATTATCTGAAGCTGCAAATCGCCAAGCGGCATGAAGCCAACAACTGGATGCGCGTGCGGGTGAACGCGCTGACGCCCGACGGCCTGCGCGGCATCGCGCTCTCAGCTGCCAACCCACTTCCGCGCCAGGCAGAGTTCGCGCACCAGCCGGCGTTCGCTGCTCACCGTCTTCACGCAGAGCAGGGAGCGTTGTAA
- the infC gene encoding translation initiation factor IF-3, translated as MDKRFIRTNERIRAREIRVIDDEGNQVGILPPFEALKMAREKNLDLVEISPTAQPPVCRIMDFGKYLYQQEKREREAKKHQKQIVVKEVKFRINVDEHDYQTKKNHVLRFLEEGDKVKATIFFRGREMTRTGLGRQVLERLIADVAEKSIVEFRPRQEGNTLHAILAPKKA; from the coding sequence ATCGACAAGCGTTTTATCCGCACCAATGAGCGCATCCGCGCGCGCGAAATCCGCGTGATTGACGACGAGGGGAACCAAGTTGGCATTCTTCCTCCGTTCGAAGCGCTCAAGATGGCCCGGGAAAAGAACCTGGACCTGGTAGAGATTTCCCCCACGGCGCAACCTCCGGTGTGCCGCATTATGGACTTCGGGAAGTACCTCTATCAGCAGGAAAAGCGCGAGCGCGAGGCGAAGAAGCACCAGAAGCAGATCGTCGTCAAGGAAGTGAAGTTCCGCATCAACGTGGACGAGCACGACTACCAGACCAAGAAAAACCACGTGCTGCGGTTTTTGGAAGAAGGCGACAAGGTGAAGGCGACGATTTTCTTCCGCGGGCGCGAAATGACGCGCACCGGCCTGGGACGCCAGGTGCTGGAACGGCTGATTGCCGACGTGGCCGAGAAGAGCATCGTGGAATTCCGGCCGCGGCAGGAAGGCAACACGCTGCACGCTATCTTGGCCCCCAAGAAAGCCTAA